A segment of the Streptococcus chenjunshii genome:
ATTTAGCAACATTTTTAACGGTTATTATTGCTCTTGCTGGAGTTATAGGTGGTATTCTTAAAAATTCTAGAGATACACAGGCTATTTTGAGAGAATTTACAGCACAGACAAAAGAACATGGCGGTTTACAAGAGAAGATTTCTAGTGAGGGACAGGCTATTACAACTCGAACTGAATCTATCAAAGGTGATACAAAGTATCTTAAAGAGGCGATGTTGGAAGAAAAATGGGCTCGTAAAAGTTTGTATCAAAATACGTCTCGTGCTAAAGAAATATTAGAAACAATAGATATTATGGAAGAGGTTGTCCATCAGAATGCTGCTCTTAATGCTGAGGTCGCTAATTTAAAGGTCAAAAATCATGAGTTAAATAGGAAACAAGATGATAAATCCTCTAATCTATTGAGTGCTATTAGTCGATTTGAACAAAAATTAGGTGAGTTTGAAATGTATGGAGAATCTGAGGAAATCCGTAGTATTTTGAAGCACATTAGGAATGAATTATCTGAATATATTGATTAAAAAGGCGGTTTGATAACTGTTTTTTTGTATGAAAGTGAGGCTGAAATGTTAAGTGCTAAGGAGTTTTTAATTAAGCAGCGGTTGCTGTGGCTATTAAAAAGTAGATGTAGGCGGACTTATGTGTCTGTCTTTTTTGATGGGACAGATGTTGTTTTTTTAAAATCAGGTAAACGTAGAAATGAATGTATTGCTGTAGAGTTGCCTGTGGAAGACATAGATGTATTGCGTAGTCATCTGTATGATGGTGATTTTATTGTTTTTGCGGGTGGCAAGCATGTGATTTTGCAATTTGTTTTGGCAAATAGGCGGAAATGGCGGAAATTAGTTCATTGGTATAGGAAAGGAGTTAATACATGAAGAAATGAAGGGTAATTTGGGTTATTATAAAAAATCGTATCGCAGGGTTTATGAAAATTTTATTTTTTCAGTTGGCATTTATCGTTCAAATACTGTTTTATTAAAACGTTTGTGCCAAGAAAGTTTGAAGGAGTTAGATAGGCTGAATCGGCGTTTTATGGAACAGGATAAAGTGTCAACTTATTACTTACTTAAGCCTTATAGTGAGGTAATAAAAAGGTTTTATTTGAGTTTGTGAAAGGAAATGTTTATGGATTATTTTGAAAAAAAGATGGAACAGATATTTAATCGTTTTAGTTTTTCTCTTGCTATTTATAAAGGCAATGTAACCAAGTGTGAAAAATGCTATCAAGAATCTTTGAAGGAACTTGATGGTCTTTTTTTGTGTGATGAAGAAGGGCGGTTTAAGACTGAACTAAAGGATAGTGTTGCTCGCTTTAAAGAGCGTTTGTATGAAAGTTATGTAGGGGGTTGATATGGTAGATAAAAAAGGAACTGATGAGGAAGAACAAGAATTTGTGGTTTTAGTTTTTAAATTACTTTGGGGTTTGTGGTTTATTTTTTGCTGTATTTTACTTTATGTTTTGTTTTTTTAAAAAGGGGAATAGATGGTTAGAGTAAGGGCTCCTGTAGAAAGAGGTTAAAAGGTTAATGTGAAAAATAGAGGGTCAAGATTGTATCAAAGAATGAAACAGCAAGATAAAGGGGAAATGAGTGATAGCGGTTTAGAGTGGTTATTTTATTTCGTACTTGTTCCTATTGTTTTTCTCTTTGTCTGTGTATTTTTTTAGAATAAAGTGAAATGAATTGAGGTTTTTTTATGGATATTAAAAAAGTTTATGTGGATCAAAATGAAGTTTTAGGAAATGAAGTGTTTGCTTCTGCGACTGAAGAAGTTAGGGCTAATGATTATAATCCTGTTTCTTATCGTGTTTTTGAAATTTCAAGTCGTAAGGAGCCTTCTGCATATTTAATCGTTGAAGGCTTTAAGATGAGTGATGTACCTGAAGGACGTCAAAAGATTGTTTTTCCTCGTGGTATCGCGATTGAACATCGTCAATTCCGTTTTGGTGGAAAGCGTAAGCGGGAGAATGTGATTGTTGCTGAAGAAATGCGTGTGATTAAGAATAAATAATTGTGATAAGAAAAGGAGAATAGATTATGGCTATTAAGTATGCTGCTGATGTGATTAATAAGTTTGATGTTGTAAAGACACTTGGAACTCTTAATTTTTTGGAGAATGTACCTGTAAAGCGTTGGGAAGATTATGTTGATGAAAATACCGGTGAAGAACGTCGCCGTGAAACAGATATTGTTGATTACATTGATGTAAAATTGTATTCTTCTGTTGTTAATGGGAATATAACGGTGACTGTTTCTCCAGAAGCAAAGGTTGCTCAGATGACACCTGAAAAAAACTATAATGATGTGGTAAATTTGGTTAATCCTACTGCTCGTTTTTGGTCTAATTCTGAGGTGGTGAATAATCGTAGGGTTGTGACTAGTGGTGTGAAGCTGCGTGCTGCAGATGTTGTTAGGGCAGATTCTAAAGATAAGCAAGAGAAATGATATGATTTAAGGGATTTTTTATGATAAAGAAAATCATGCATTGGTTAGTTGCTGATGTTTATGTTTATAAAGGCAAAAGGGTAAGGAATATTTACAAGTATGCTAGGGGCACTCAAATTGCCCTTTTTTTCTTCCCTTTTTTGTTGTCAGTCGGAATTTTGCTTTATTTCCATCAGGTACAGGTTATGCAGCAACCTTATTTATATGGTGGCGTTGCTTTATTTAGTTTATTATTGCTTTTTGGACTAGTTGTCCTGCTGGTTTTAAAGCTGGAAGTACATGTGCTTTATTTTGCTAGACTGCGCTCTTTGTTTTTGTTACGTCGATTCTTGATTAGCCATAATTATTACACAACTAAAGAAGTAATTATTAAGCAGGAGAACGGGTCTATTACGAAGACTAAAATTTTGCTGCCAAAAGTTTACTTGAAGCAGGGTAAGTTTGGGGTTGATGTTTTCTTTGAATTGCAAGGCAATCAGTTCCAGGAAAAGTTTCTAAAACTCGGCCCGGAGTTGGAAATAACTTTTGGCGGTGATTTTATGTACCGTAAAGAGATTAAAGGTTATACTTACTATCATTTAGCGATTGATCGTTTTTCGTCTCGCTTGAATATTGCTGATGTGAAGGTGGATAAGAATGGCTTACGGCTTATGAAGGATATTTGGTGGGATTTTGATTCTCAACCTCATATGTTGGTGGCAGGCGGAACTGGCGGTGGTAAGACGGTTTTGTTAATGTCTATAGCTTTAGCTTTGGTTAAAGTTGGCGATGTTGCATTGTGTGACCCTAAAGAATCGGATTTAACAGTTTTGAAGAAAGCGCCTGTTTTTAAAAATCATGTGTATTCTGGCAAAGAGGAAATGGTTGGTTGCTTACGTGATTATGTGACTACGATGGTTGATAGGTATCGTTTTATGGCGCAGCACCCTGATAATCGTATTGGTAAAAAATATTCTGATTATGGTTTACGTCCTATGTTCTTGATTTTTGATGAGTGGGCAGCTTTTATCGCAATGCTGGATAATGATTATAAAATGCTATCTGAAGTGATACAGCTTTTAACTCAATTAATTTTAAAAGGACGTCAAGCCGGTGTATTTGTCATCGAAGGCTTGCAGCGTCCAGACGGTGAATTTATCAAAACTGCCTTGAGAGATAATTTTATGATACGGATTTCTGTAGGCGTGCTTGAAGATACTGGTTATACTATGCTGTTTGGAGACGCTAACCGTGATAAGAATTTCAAAAATATTGATGAGATTAACGGTGAGAAATTTAAAGGTCGTGGCTATTTTGCTCATGCGGGTGAGATGGCTGGAGAATTCTTTTCGCCTTATGTGCCTTTTGATAAAGGGTTTGATTTTTTGGAAGCTTTTCAAGCGGTTGAAGCTTTACCTGAGGACCTTGTGCCTTATCATAAATCAGAAGCACCTGATGAATTTGCTGGTGTTTTGAAAGAGCTTGAAGAATTGCCTATAGACAGTGTGTTTGAGGAAGCGACTAAGCAACATCAAACATTAGATGATTTAGCTAAGCGGTTATCGAAAAGTTTTAGTCAAGTCAAACATGTTGTTTCGTTAGTTGAGGAAGGAGATTATTATATATTTGGCCGTGATGATGAAGGGAAATATAGTTTTACTCCTGTTGAATCTGATATGATTATTGCCATTGTTGAAACTAAAGAAGCTGGTGAGAAGCGTTATAAAGAAGTCATTAGCGACTTTTTTTCTAAAAATGAAGAGGCTGCTTAATGCTATTGTAGTCTTTATTGAGGAGTGCTGTGCTGAAAGGTCAGGGGCAGCTGGCGACCAAAGGGAGCCAGCGTACGCCCCGGTACGACCTGGAAGCACAGTTCTTCTCAATAACCCCCCGATACTAATAGGGGGGTTAAAACTAACACAAGCCTTAAAAATGACCTCTTAAATGCTTTAAGAAATAGAAAGGAGATTATTTGTGATTAGTCATGCAGATTTGAAGCGAATACGGCTTGAGTTAGGTTTTACCCAAAAAAAGATGGCAGCGATTATTGGTTATAGTTATTATAATTATCGCAATATTGAGCAAGGTCAGCGTAATATAACTAAAGAGTTTGAAGAGACGCTTTTTCATTTTTTAAATCGTAAATCTAAAACTAAATTAGAGGGGTCTGTTGATTGGCTGAAAATCCGTTTCAAGACTTTAGATTATAAGCTTGTGATTGAAAATGTTTTGAAGTTGAAGCCTATTGATTTTTTTATGGAAGAAAAGGCGCTCTATAGTTATAGTCATATGGTGACTTATGGTGCTATTCGTGTGCTTTATTCAGATTCGGTGAAAAAAGCAGAGACAGGAACATTGATTGATTTAACAGGCGGTGGTTGCCGTGAGTTGGAACTTCTGCTTATTGAGCAAGGCCGGAATTGGTTTTCGTTTTTGCATGATGTATTTCTTTTTGCGGAAAATGAGCGTAAAGATAGGCTGTTAGAAGATTTTTTAGCCTTTCCTCGTTTTGATATCGCTTTAGATGAGCTTTATAAAGAATCTGGAAATCTTGATTTGTATGATATTAAGGCAAGGATTTTTGATAATAAAATTGTTATGCGTCGGATTAAAACTTTTACTGCTATTGAGGGGTTGAAGAAAGTTGAAAATCGTTTTGTCAATCAAGGGTTGACTTTGAATTTTGGTAGCAGGCAGTCTAGTTTGATGATACGCTTTTATCAAAAAGATTATGAGCAGGCTTTGCTCAAAGATGTTTCGGTGGAATATATCCGTGAAGTTTATAATTTTAAAAATCGTTATGAGATTGAATTGCATGATAGTAAGGCCTATGATGTGCTCAAGGAATGGTATGTTATGGAATCTGACCTTACCAAAATTGGGGCGCGGATTTTAAATAATTATTTTGAAGTTAAGGATTGGGAAGGTCATTATGATACGGCGTGGGATAACTTGTTAGGCACTCAAAAAGGTTTTAAATTTGTGACACGGCCTCGACAAATTGACTATGCCAGAACTAAACATTGGGTGACAAAACAAGTTTCTAGTGCTTTGAAATTGATGAAAATTGCAGATATGGTTTATCAGACTGATGAGTTATCAGAAATCATTTCTGAGGCTTATCTGAGTAACAAACATACGAAACTAGCAGAAGAAATTTGTGAACGAAATGGAGTTGATTTTGATGTCCTTATCGGTCAGATATAATTTTATTAATGTCCCTGAAAAATTTAATCGGCCTATTCAAAGACAGGTGCTTAGGTCGGGGTATGAAGAACTTTATTTGCTATTTTATGATTTTGAGTTAGTTAAGGATTTAATTGATTATTGGGGTTTGCTTTATATTCAGCCTAAAAAAGACTTAGAGCTGAAATATGTTGAACAATTTAGCATGGTGTCTTTTAATGATGGTGAACACCGGCAAAATGCAGTTAAGAAGGCAGCTAGGCAAGAAGCAAGGCAGCGTTTTTATGATGAATTGACTGTTAAGCCTTTAAAGCTTATGTCAGTTAATGTAAGATGGGTGGCTGAATTACTAGTGAAGACTGGTTATGCGGAATTAGTACTTTAATAAGGAGTGATTTATGGAAGATTTGAGGTTTAGATATTCTATGCTTGATCGTTTGCGGAGTGATTGTGATTATTTTTTGGGAAATGGGCATAGAAATGAGTCAAGATTGTGGGCTGGTGATGTTGTAACTCATATTGCAGAGATGAAAAGGTATTGGTTATTGTTTGAAGATGATGAAAAGCCAGAATGGCTGACATGGGAACAAATATTGGATTATGAATATAAGATGGCGCCTGATTTCAATAAGAAAGTGCAGGAATTGTATCATATTAAGGCTACATTTGAAATATGGAGAATGTCTGGTGTTTTAGGGCAGCGGCTTGAAGAGTTGGAACAGTTAGCTAAAAAGGCTAGAAGGCTTTATTATTCGTTGCCTGAAGATGTTCGACCGGGCGATGTTGTGGTAGACCATAATCAGCAGTTGATTTTTTATTAAAGGGGATTAGATGACTGTAAAAAATAGAAGTCCATCTTAAAAATGGTGAAAATGGTGGGTGTTGTATTTAGAAAGAGTTGTATCAAAAGAGAGGTTGAAAATTATGGCACAAAATGAACAAGATAAAAAAGTATTGCATGTAGCTCAGGAGCTTGCAGAATTACTAACAACACATAAATATGAGGAATCGTGGGAAAAAGCTGGAGAGCTCAATGGCTTGTTAAAATCGAGAGAAGGTCTTACGTTGCCAAGTTATATGCTTGATATGCTCAATCAACATTTAAAATCTTATTATTATCAAAATAATGTGATTAATAAGGCACATAAAGCTCAATCAGCTATTGGTCATAAATTGGCTGAATTTAGATAGTTGATAATCTAAGCGATTAGTTTTAAACGGCTAATCGCTTTTTTATTTTTAAGGAGGGTTGAAATGGAACAATGCTATGTTGCTCTGTTGAGTGATGAGGAGAGGTTAAGGTTTGATTGGTTTTATTTTTATAGTGAGCATAAGGCTGGATCAAATGCTAATAAACTAGATTGTTTGCGTGCTATGACTAGGAAAAAGGGCTATGCTTTTGTTGGTAATCATAATATTGAAGTCATATATGAGTATTATGGTTTATGAGGGGGAATATGCTTAAAGTTGATGATTATATCCAGTATAGATTTAGGGAGTTTAATATTGAAGCTTGGGTTGTGGGGGAATGCGATGAATTATTGCGGATTAGGTTGACTAAGTTTGAAGGTGAAGAATGGTTAGAAAATTTTGTTTATGCAGCTAACACTGATGAAAATATCAATTTATTAAGAGTGCCAGTTTATGGATTGCTTAATTTTTTGTTTAATAGTCCTAGAAATAAACATTTTTATCGTTTAGGGTGGTGATGGAATGATTGCGACTGTACGGGTAAGAGATGAGACTGGTTCAATTGCTTTATGTGAGTTGGACCTCATGCGGTTTAGTGAAGGGCAAGTCAGAGAAAGAATGAGAGAACGGGGGTTTAGAGATGACTCCTTTTTTGTTTGTGGTTTTTCTGATTGGGGTGTTGACCGTGTGATGAGTTTGAAAGAAGCTTATGCTTTGAAGAAATGTGTTTTGGAACTTTATGATAGCGATGATTTTATTGTTAGATATTTATTGAAAAAACAGGCTAGTATAAAGCAGATTTTATCAGCTTATTATACTTTTTTGACCAAGAATGAACAGGAGCTTGTCAAATATTTTTTGAAGGGTAAAGGCAGTGATTATGCGGTTAGCCTTTTTTATAATTGCGGTAATTGGGTTGGTTTAGTGCAAGCATACATAGAAACAGGCCTTGTATTGAATACAACAAAAGGTTTTTATATTAAAAGTTTGTAGAAAGGAGTAAGATGGGTAAATTTAAGAATTTTATCAGTAAAAGTTTTGGTCGGATACGCTCTTTTTTTGTAAAGAGTGAAAATAAAAATGTTAAATTTCGAAAGGCAGACAAGAAACTTGTTGAGGTAAAACTTAAACGTATTAGTCAAACTACAGCTAATAGGATTTTTGTTGGTTTTATTGCTGGCTTAATTTTGTTATCAGCGTTGACTATTATGTCTAATGCATTTCGGGCTGTTAAGAAGCCAGAACAAACTCAGGTTGTTGCTGCAAATGGTGAAAAGAGAGCTTATGCTAATCAGATTAATCTATTTATGACAGGCTTCTTAACAGCTTATTTTTCCGGTGATGAAAATATTTCTGATTATTATGGGCCTGGTGTTGATATTAGAAGTATTAATACTAACTGGCAAGAAAGGCAGTTAACAAATTTTGTTTTGGTTGAAACAACTGATGAAGTGGCTACTTATCGAGTAACTTATGTGGTTAAACAAGAAGATGAGTGGCTGTCTGAAACAAAAGTCATTAGTGTCCCTTATAAAGAGAAAAATGGTAGGTTTTATGTGTCTGACTTGCCTTATTTTATTAATTGGGATAATTATATTGCAAAAATCAAAGGTAATTATCAGTTAAAAAATCAGGATTACAGCGATGGAGATTATGATGAGGCTAAGCGTTATGTAGAAGCCTTCTTTAAAGCTTATTGTAGTGGAGATGATACACAGTTATCCCCTTTTTCAAAAAATGTTAAGGCATTAGGGGGAGTTAAATTTGTGTCGGTTGATTATTTTTATTTTGTAGAAGAAGAAAAGCAATTAGTTGCGATTGCTCAAGTTAGCTTTTCGGATAAGTTTGATGTGATTTTTTCGGAAAACTTCACGTTGTACTTAACAACAGATAAGAACAGAGAAACTTATCATGTAAAAGAAATGGTTAATGGCATTGTAGAAAAATATAAAAGTGAGGTGCAATAATGGAGCAGCTGTATTTAGATGTAGCTAATCAGTGGTTGTATTGGGTGTTTGTTGGTGCTGGGATTTTATTTGGTGCTATTGTTTATTTTAAAAGCCGTTCTGCAGGTAAAGCAATTGCGACGGTACTCATTGGTTTTGCATTAGCAGCAGTTTCTAAGGACCCTCAACGCTACACCGATTTACTAGGACGTGGCTTGACGTGGGTAGCAGATCGGGTGACGTTTAATTAATGGAAGGAGCTAAGTATGGAAAAGGAACAGCGGCCGGACAAACAGGTTTACAACTATACAGAAGCTTTGAATCAGCCAGTTTGGGTTCAGAAGATTACGGATAGAGTGTCTCTTCCTTATGCAGTGAAAATGTCCACTCTGATTTGGCTAGTTCTTTTTGTGGGGCTAGCCGTTTTATTGTGCAGAAAGTTAGGCGAGTGGACGCCGCTGCCTCTTCCTTTTTGGCTGGTTTTTGGTATAGCTGGGGCAGTTTATTTGTCTATTTTAGTAGCTGACTTAAAAATTGATGAAAAGAATTTTGTGAAGTTTTTTGTGGACTATCTTATTTTTTACTTTCGTTTTGGCCGAAAGGCTAAAATGTACTATTTTAACAATGGTTTGTTGTACAGAAAGCAAAAGCAGATTCTAGAAAGAGAGGTTAAACGTGTCTTTAATAAATAATGATATGTTGTTAGGAAATGATATTGCGGATATTCAGGATAATTTGCTGCTGAAAAAAGATGGAAGTGTTTTTGCTTTATATGAGATTAAACCTTTTGTGATTAATAAAGTTGATCGCAAGAAACAAGAAACAGCTAAAGAAGCTGTTGCAGCTATGCTGGAAAATATAAAACCTTATGTTGATTTTGATATTGTGATGTTGCCTTTTTCAAAGGAATTG
Coding sequences within it:
- a CDS encoding TetR family transcriptional regulator, with product MDYFEKKMEQIFNRFSFSLAIYKGNVTKCEKCYQESLKELDGLFLCDEEGRFKTELKDSVARFKERLYESYVGG
- a CDS encoding TcpD family membrane protein — protein: MEQLYLDVANQWLYWVFVGAGILFGAIVYFKSRSAGKAIATVLIGFALAAVSKDPQRYTDLLGRGLTWVADRVTFN
- a CDS encoding conjugal transfer protein, translating into MEKEQRPDKQVYNYTEALNQPVWVQKITDRVSLPYAVKMSTLIWLVLFVGLAVLLCRKLGEWTPLPLPFWLVFGIAGAVYLSILVADLKIDEKNFVKFFVDYLIFYFRFGRKAKMYYFNNGLLYRKQKQILEREVKRVFNK
- a CDS encoding DUF961 family protein, coding for MAIKYAADVINKFDVVKTLGTLNFLENVPVKRWEDYVDENTGEERRRETDIVDYIDVKLYSSVVNGNITVTVSPEAKVAQMTPEKNYNDVVNLVNPTARFWSNSEVVNNRRVVTSGVKLRAADVVRADSKDKQEK
- a CDS encoding replication initiation factor domain-containing protein, which encodes MISHADLKRIRLELGFTQKKMAAIIGYSYYNYRNIEQGQRNITKEFEETLFHFLNRKSKTKLEGSVDWLKIRFKTLDYKLVIENVLKLKPIDFFMEEKALYSYSHMVTYGAIRVLYSDSVKKAETGTLIDLTGGGCRELELLLIEQGRNWFSFLHDVFLFAENERKDRLLEDFLAFPRFDIALDELYKESGNLDLYDIKARIFDNKIVMRRIKTFTAIEGLKKVENRFVNQGLTLNFGSRQSSLMIRFYQKDYEQALLKDVSVEYIREVYNFKNRYEIELHDSKAYDVLKEWYVMESDLTKIGARILNNYFEVKDWEGHYDTAWDNLLGTQKGFKFVTRPRQIDYARTKHWVTKQVSSALKLMKIADMVYQTDELSEIISEAYLSNKHTKLAEEICERNGVDFDVLIGQI
- a CDS encoding LPD11 domain-containing protein: MEDLRFRYSMLDRLRSDCDYFLGNGHRNESRLWAGDVVTHIAEMKRYWLLFEDDEKPEWLTWEQILDYEYKMAPDFNKKVQELYHIKATFEIWRMSGVLGQRLEELEQLAKKARRLYYSLPEDVRPGDVVVDHNQQLIFY
- a CDS encoding FtsK/SpoIIIE domain-containing protein, producing the protein MIKKIMHWLVADVYVYKGKRVRNIYKYARGTQIALFFFPFLLSVGILLYFHQVQVMQQPYLYGGVALFSLLLLFGLVVLLVLKLEVHVLYFARLRSLFLLRRFLISHNYYTTKEVIIKQENGSITKTKILLPKVYLKQGKFGVDVFFELQGNQFQEKFLKLGPELEITFGGDFMYRKEIKGYTYYHLAIDRFSSRLNIADVKVDKNGLRLMKDIWWDFDSQPHMLVAGGTGGGKTVLLMSIALALVKVGDVALCDPKESDLTVLKKAPVFKNHVYSGKEEMVGCLRDYVTTMVDRYRFMAQHPDNRIGKKYSDYGLRPMFLIFDEWAAFIAMLDNDYKMLSEVIQLLTQLILKGRQAGVFVIEGLQRPDGEFIKTALRDNFMIRISVGVLEDTGYTMLFGDANRDKNFKNIDEINGEKFKGRGYFAHAGEMAGEFFSPYVPFDKGFDFLEAFQAVEALPEDLVPYHKSEAPDEFAGVLKELEELPIDSVFEEATKQHQTLDDLAKRLSKSFSQVKHVVSLVEEGDYYIFGRDDEGKYSFTPVESDMIIAIVETKEAGEKRYKEVISDFFSKNEEAA
- a CDS encoding conjugal transfer protein; translated protein: MGKFKNFISKSFGRIRSFFVKSENKNVKFRKADKKLVEVKLKRISQTTANRIFVGFIAGLILLSALTIMSNAFRAVKKPEQTQVVAANGEKRAYANQINLFMTGFLTAYFSGDENISDYYGPGVDIRSINTNWQERQLTNFVLVETTDEVATYRVTYVVKQEDEWLSETKVISVPYKEKNGRFYVSDLPYFINWDNYIAKIKGNYQLKNQDYSDGDYDEAKRYVEAFFKAYCSGDDTQLSPFSKNVKALGGVKFVSVDYFYFVEEEKQLVAIAQVSFSDKFDVIFSENFTLYLTTDKNRETYHVKEMVNGIVEKYKSEVQ